A single genomic interval of Bacillota bacterium harbors:
- a CDS encoding aspartate kinase, which yields MQVVVQKYGGTSVANPELIKNVARRVVQTKEQGVQVVVVASALGRTTDQLLELAQSITSQPPAREVDMLLATGEQVSIALLAMAINELGCPVISLTGFQAGIFTDRAHTKARILKVEPRRIREELARGKIVVVAGFQGMTDDLEITTLGRGGSDTTAVALAAALEVGICEIYTDVDGIYTADPRIVPEARKLSSISYDEMLELASLGALVLHPRAVEFAKQYHVPLHVRSSFNNQAGTRVEEVSRMEKGRLVSGIAHDLNVAKIGLFNVPDRPGIAKHLFKALAAKHINVDMIIQSWMHDGRNDIAFTVTRDDLPKALPVVEEVVKEIGASGMAYNDRVAKVSIVGAGMVTNPGVAATMFEALADEGINIEMISTSEIKISCVIEETHALKAVRALHTQFFNSEKQRP from the coding sequence GTGCAGGTCGTAGTTCAAAAATATGGAGGTACTTCAGTCGCCAATCCCGAATTAATTAAAAACGTAGCGCGAAGGGTGGTACAGACAAAAGAACAGGGGGTTCAGGTCGTTGTCGTCGCTTCAGCGCTGGGTCGTACAACTGACCAGTTACTGGAACTCGCCCAAAGCATTACATCTCAACCCCCGGCGCGCGAGGTGGATATGCTGCTTGCTACCGGGGAGCAGGTTTCTATTGCTTTACTTGCAATGGCGATAAATGAGCTGGGTTGCCCCGTTATTTCTTTAACAGGATTTCAAGCAGGGATTTTTACCGACCGGGCCCATACCAAGGCTCGCATTTTGAAAGTTGAACCGAGACGGATTCGCGAGGAGTTGGCCCGGGGGAAGATCGTAGTTGTAGCCGGGTTCCAGGGAATGACGGATGATCTCGAAATAACCACTTTAGGCAGAGGGGGCTCTGATACAACTGCAGTTGCACTTGCAGCGGCCCTTGAGGTTGGAATCTGCGAAATTTACACCGATGTCGATGGAATATATACGGCTGACCCTAGGATTGTCCCCGAGGCAAGAAAGCTCTCCTCCATCTCTTATGACGAGATGTTAGAACTGGCAAGTTTAGGAGCTTTAGTATTGCACCCCCGGGCAGTAGAATTTGCAAAACAATACCATGTACCCCTCCATGTGAGATCGAGTTTTAATAATCAAGCTGGAACGCGGGTTGAGGAGGTTTCCAGAATGGAAAAGGGTCGTTTAGTAAGTGGTATTGCCCACGATCTTAATGTTGCAAAAATTGGTCTCTTTAATGTTCCTGACCGGCCAGGTATTGCGAAGCACCTTTTTAAAGCACTGGCAGCAAAACATATTAACGTGGATATGATCATTCAAAGCTGGATGCATGACGGGCGGAACGACATTGCTTTTACAGTAACAAGGGATGATCTCCCGAAGGCCCTGCCGGTTGTCGAAGAAGTTGTCAAGGAAATTGGGGCCTCCGGAATGGCATACAACGATCGTGTCGCGAAAGTCTCTATTGTGGGAGCAGGTATGGTCACAAATCCCGGCGTTGCCGCCACGATGTTCGAAGCCCTCGCCGACGAGGGAATCAACATCGAAATGATCAGTACTTCAGAAATTAAAATTTCTTGTGTCATCGAAGAAACTCATGCTCTGAAAGCGGTCCGGGCATTGCATACTCAATTTTTTAATAGCGAAAAGCAGCGGCCTTAA
- a CDS encoding glycosyltransferase family 4 protein, with amino-acid sequence MIYKVLHVVRPVQGGIKKHLLVLLQGFNNKKYHCFLAAPPDHDLVSSLGPFARKIFSVPIAEGWYPARDWQVVRILCDIINKEKFDLVHTHGIRAGILGQMAALLAGHRAVVATIHNSQNPRIPFFTFFRLLQALLYRVSVSHVIAVSEALKGEIQKYEWMPAERITVIYNGIDYRVFKGYEAPRTLPPSFGLSRDLPVIGTAARLEPRKGIKYLIEAIPFVDKWYGPAYFIIVGDGPERESLEGLVKKMNLSERVIFTGYRSDIPPLLSHFDLVVIPSIQEGLSIFCLEALASGRAVIATSVGGLPEIIRNGRTGVLVPPADPVALAQAIGELLKNRELAVYLGR; translated from the coding sequence ATGATTTACAAAGTACTGCATGTAGTTCGGCCGGTCCAGGGAGGAATAAAAAAGCACCTCCTCGTTCTTCTCCAGGGTTTTAATAACAAGAAGTATCACTGCTTTCTAGCTGCCCCTCCCGATCATGATTTAGTCAGTTCACTGGGACCCTTTGCTCGGAAAATTTTTTCAGTTCCAATTGCTGAGGGTTGGTATCCTGCTCGAGACTGGCAGGTTGTGAGAATTCTTTGTGATATCATTAATAAAGAAAAGTTCGATCTTGTTCATACCCATGGTATCAGGGCCGGGATTTTAGGTCAGATGGCTGCGCTTTTAGCAGGACATCGTGCTGTTGTTGCGACAATTCATAATTCTCAAAATCCAAGGATACCATTTTTTACTTTTTTCCGGCTCTTGCAAGCTTTGCTGTACAGGGTTTCCGTAAGTCACGTGATTGCTGTATCAGAGGCTCTCAAGGGAGAAATTCAAAAGTATGAGTGGATGCCAGCCGAAAGAATTACGGTAATTTATAATGGAATCGATTATCGCGTTTTCAAAGGGTATGAAGCGCCACGAACCTTACCACCTTCCTTCGGGTTGTCTCGTGACTTACCTGTTATTGGTACCGCCGCTCGTCTTGAACCAAGAAAAGGGATTAAATACCTGATCGAAGCAATTCCTTTTGTTGACAAGTGGTACGGACCGGCTTATTTTATTATTGTGGGAGACGGACCAGAGCGGGAAAGCCTGGAAGGGCTTGTAAAAAAAATGAACCTTTCGGAAAGGGTTATTTTTACCGGATATCGTTCTGATATTCCACCCTTGCTATCTCATTTTGATCTGGTGGTCATCCCTTCGATTCAGGAGGGGCTTTCGATTTTCTGTCTCGAAGCTTTAGCGAGTGGCCGTGCGGTAATTGCCACTTCTGTAGGGGGTCTCCCGGAAATTATCCGGAATGGGAGGACAGGGGTACTGGTTCCTCCGGCAGATCCGGTAGCGCTGGCGCAGGCAATTGGAGAGCTGCTGAAAAACAGGGAACTTGCTGTATATTTAGGCCGGTAG